The following DNA comes from Fervidibacillus albus.
ACGGAAATAATGGACCGAGAATCATTTCGCGAATGTTAAATAAAGCAATTGCCCACAGGATTGAAGGAAAAGACTACAGAAGGCAGGAGGTGTTTTAATGGTCCAAACATTCGGTTTCGATACAAAACCGTATTCAGTCATTTTTTGGGTTCGAGAAGATGAAATAACGTCTAAAACGATTTGCTATAGCCAAGACGACGAAAGGAATGTTAAACATCGTTTTTTTACACCTAGAGATTTTTACAATGGGTTTAAGAAAGCATTGATTTACCGAGGGGACCAAGAACAACAAGTTTTGGAAAAGGAGGGATGACAATGAGAATCTTATACAAGGCTGTAAACCTGTCGAATGATTCAAAAAAGCAGGTGCTGATCCAAGAATTGATTAAGATGGGTGTTACTAAGTTTAGAGGGAAAAGCATTGATTCACTGGATTATTATGAGGCAAGACACGCATTAGCACTGGAACGGGCGAAAAGAGGATAATGGTATGTCCCTTATTCAGCAAGAGAGAAAGAAAATCATTGAAGAGATCCATAACATCTTGGATATTTGCAAAAACTGCTATTCAAATAAAGACGATCGAAAATGGATGTGTGAAAGATGTATTTTTCAACGGGATCTACTTGTATTAGGCCAAAGATTGGATGATTTGAAGGAAAAAAAGACAAATCAAAGGGTGAATCAAAAATGAATATGGAGGTGAGTACAAGATGACAGTTGGAGAAATGCTTGCTTATACAAAACGTTTTAAAGAGATCATGAGATGCTCAAGTAGTTTAAGAGATTTGAGACTTGCAAGTTTGATGAATGATCTCGAACAAGCCTATGAGATCCCGGCACTACGCAATAAAGAATTTGAGAAACAACATCCTTTCGTAATGCAGTTGTACAAAACAGTTTCGGAAGCAAGAAGTCTTTGAAGGGGTGATATGTTTGAAAACTATACGTTGCGAAGATTGCAGACATAAAGTGTTGCTTGATGGTAGCTTTACTTGTACTTGCGGAAATTGCGGTGCCGACTACAATACCTTTGGTCAAAGATTAGCACCAAGGAGTCAATGGGGCTGGGAAACAGGTGAATCATTTAATGCTTGTATTGACGACTGGAGTGAAGAATATTGAAATCCGGAAAGCGACCAACTCGAAAAGAAAAGATAGTGATGAACAAGTATCATCTCAATCCCAACAATTGGCTCGTATCGAAGCGAAACGGTGGCAAGCTACTGCTGGTACATCGGTTTAAGAATCAAATACGTGAGATTCCGAAAGATTGATAGGAGGTGATTACAATGGATGTCCTTCCTGGAGATAAGAAGATGGCTGTTGCGCTTTATGAATGTTGCTACTCTTGTTTAAAACGGGCACGGATGGAATTAGGTATTGACAACATAGATGAAGCAGATCGATGGATAAAGGAGTTTTGGCGATGTAAACGAGACCTAGACAAGCTTATCCAACGGAAGAAGGAGTATGATCGATTAACAGATTTAGTTCATGAAATGCAAAAGAAGGGTGTTGATATAACTATTTTGGAAAAAGAAAAACGGCCAGTGCGCCAACACTAGCCATTCAAGTAGAGGAAAAAACATTCAAGTGTATTTTAAACGAAAACTGAGTTCGAGACAAGTTCAACAAAACTGATTGAGATTCTTATGAAATTAACTCAATTCTGGTTGGAAAAGGAGCTATTCAAATGATGGTTACAATTGCGAATGATCGGAAACCTTGGATGATCCGGGAAGATCGGGAGTGGATTTGCTTCTCCCGATGCCCACTTTACCATAAATGTTCCTCGAGAATCAGGGCGGACTGCAAACGACTGGGAGGGAATGGAATACCGAAAATAAGAGGGTGAAAAAATTGAGTGTAGCAAGAATTTTACATTATCCTGGATCAAAATGGTCACTTGCTGACTGGATTATCAGACATATGCCTGAACATCAAACATATTTAGAACCATTTTTTGGATCCGGGGTAGTTTTTTTTAATAAACCACGTTCACCACTTGAAACGATTAACGATATAGATGGTGATGTTGTTAATCTGTTTAAAATGATACGTGATCAATCTGTTGAGTTAGCTCGAATGATTGAGTGGACACCATATAGTAGGGAAGAATATTACAAAAGTTTTGAATCTGAAGGCACTAATGTAGAAAAAGCCAGACGATTCCTTGTTCGGTGTTGGATGGCCAGAGGAGCAAAAACAAATGTTCGAACTGGTTGGAGACATGTTATTGATTTTTCAAAACGGCCATCAAGCCCTGCTCGGGAGTGGATGACACTTCCAAAACGAATATTAAGTGTAGCGGAGCGATTGAAAGGAGCTCAGATCGAAAATCAAATGGCTATTAAACTCATTAAACGTTATAAACGAGAAAATGTTTTGATATATGCAGATCCTCCATATGTTAATGGAACACGAACAAACAGACATTATAAATTTGAAATGTCGAGTGAAGACCATATTGAGCTACTTGAAGCATTAAATGCCCATCCGGGTCCGGTTCTGCTGAGCGGATACGATAATGAGATATATAATAAAATGCTAGAGAATTGGAAAAAAGATGTTTTTACAGTTCGTGCAGAGGCAGGAACCAAACGTACAGAGGTACTATGGATAAATCGTATTGCAGCGGAGAATGGGTACTTGCAACAGACATTGTTCTAAAGTAAATTAAAAATCCGGAAGCGATCACTCCCGGAAAAACTCATCCTCTATACTAGAATTATATCAGGGAGTGGTCCTTTTGAAAACGGACGAATTACAGATAAATCCTAATACTAAGAAACTTGAAGTTGATATAATGGAATTACCTACAAATTGCGTCATAGTGATTAGTGAAGGGAGGGCAAAGATTAGGGAACTACCGCCATATGGTGAGTACAAAATTATTACTCATCAAGGGAAAGTAACAAGGATGAGGAAGGAAGAAGGGGAAGAGTTTTGACAATTGCTATTTTTTTAGATACGAATATTATCATGAGTGATTATAAAATGAGTGGTCGAGAGTTCACAAATCTTTTTAAAGCCTCAAAGGAGTATAGAGAAAATGAAGTATTTAAATTATTTATAACAAAAATGAATTCACATGAAATTTTTAAAAATTATGAAGCGGAATTAAATAAAGCATACAGATATATTAAGAGTTATCAGCTAATTGCAAACAAATTATTTGATGATAAGTATTTATCTATAGATAAAAAGAAATGGAAAGAAAGTCACTTAAAGAATTTTAGAAGCCGACTATTGGATAATTTTGATGTTTACGAACCGTCTTCTAACGATGTTTATAATAGAGCTGTAAACAGATTGTACTTAAAACAACGACCATTTCGGGATAATAAAGAGGAGTTTAAAGATGCAATCATATGGGAGACTATATATGATTACGCGATAAATCACCCGGATGAAAAAATTTATTTTATTTCAAAAAATAAAAAAGAATTTACTAGTCAAGACGGAAATGATAAATACCGTCTACATCCAGACTTTGATGATTTACATGGAAGAATAAAATATTTTATAACTTTAACGGATTTGTTAACTGAAATGAATTATTTAAAAATATATCATTTCGAGTTTCGTGAGCAGGAGGAAATCCTATCCGTAATATTGCGGTATTTAGAAGATTATAGAGACTTCGATTGGAGTATATCTTCAGCTATGTTCGATTTTTTTGAAAATAGAATTATAGATAGTTATTATTTCCAAGGTTGGGTGACTAGTTATTATATATATAGAATTAATGGTCTAAAATTAGATGAAAATAAAAATGTATTAGAACAGGAAGAAAACTTTATAATACCTATTTTCTTTTTTGCTGAAATCGCATATGGAATTGAAGAAAAAAATCCAGTGCATGAACGTGGAGAAGAAAATGAAAATATTCAGTCACAATTAATGACTAGTGAGGAATTTATATTTCGTTGTAAAGTTGTTTTTAATGCAAAAAATAATAAAGTTGAAGAAATAATAGATGCTGAACTCTTAAATCCATCATTTAAATAACAAAAAAGTTCTACCAGCCAACTGGAGGACACTGAATGAACGCTTTTATGCGTCATTTGGTGTCCTTTTCTTTTTAGGGGGGAAGAAAATGCGGAAAAAATATAGGTCCGATTTTTGTAAAGATTGTTTGTGGCTAACCAAAGATCGTCTTTGTCCGTTTTTCAGATGTGTAAAAGAATTTGATTGGGTTGCGAACAAACAGTCAGAGGTGATCCAAGATGGAAAAGAAAGAAATTGAAAAAACATTGAAAGATTATCATTGGATGTTAAATAGCATAAAAGTGATGCGAGAATCGTTAAATGATACAAGTCAAAACGTCATTTCCCAATATGGAATCGAGGCATCTTTGCCAAAAGGAACAGGGAAAAACGCAGATCCGGTATTTGGAGATGTTATTCGAAGGCAGAAATATTGGAAAAGAATTCAGAAGTATGAACGAAAAATAAAAACGATTCAAGATCGGATTCACTTAATAAAAGATGATAGAGAAATGGAAGTATTAAACTGGATCTTAGAAGGGAAGAGCTATGCCTGGATTGCAAGACACATGGGGTTTTCAGAACGCCATATTCGGCGGATAAGGGATGCAATCATCGATAAAATGATTGAGAAGCCTGATAAGCCTAGTGCGACGGAAAAAAGCGTTTCTTAAATCATCTATTGTAAAATGAGAAACAGAAAGAAACAGAAAACCACTCGAATGTTTCGGGTGGTTTTTTTTAGGTGATGATCATGAATTACGTACAACCGATCCGTGATCCGGAAGTAATCAAAGGGATAAAAGAGTATTTAAAAGCAAGGAGTTTACGAAACTACTTGTTTTTTTGTTTAGGGATTTATAGTGGACTTCGGGTTAGTGATCTACTTTCTCTAAAAGTTGGAATGGTAAAAGGAACGCACGTTAGTATCGTTGAGAAAAAAAGCAAAAAAACGAAACGATTTTTGATTCATCCGTCCATCCGTGAAGATTTGGATCGCTATATTGCTGGAAAAGATGATGAAGAATATTTATTTGCTAGCAGACAAAGAAAGACAAAAAGTAAATAAAAGGGCAACCGATTGATCGAAGCACAGCGTACAGAATGTTAAATGATGTGGCAAAGAAATTCGGACTTGCAGATATTGGGACACATACGATGAGAAAAACATGGGGATATCACCTGTATATGCAGAACAAAACGAACCTAGCGTTACTAATGCAAATGTTCAATCATAGCGAAGAAAGCACGACTTTGAGGTATATCGGAGTCACTCAAGAGATGATGGATGAGGAAACAAAAAGGCTATCTTTTTAAATCAGTGCAACAAAAAAGAATATAGTGTTTCAGTTACTTTTTAAACACAGAGAAAATAAAGATTTCTCAATGGAATAATCGATTTTTATCAGTACAACAGAATACAGTTTATGGTTCACTCAAATTCCATATTTTAGGAGATTTTCAAAGATAAAAGAAACGAATTTTTCATCCCAAAAAACAAATTTTTTCGTTCATTTTCAGCTCGAAAAAATTACCAAAAAATCAAAGTGTGAAAACAAACTCAATTCGGTTGGAGGTGCAAGAATTAATGTGGCGAGACCGATCAGTCCGAACAGACTAAAAGCATTAAAAATATGGCTACAAAGTGGTAGACAAAAGAAACCGAAAGAAATAGCAGAGGAATTAGGCATAAGTTCAAGTCAAGTAAGGAAATGGAAATGTATCGATAAATGGGAAGAAATTCCTGATAATTATCCGAAAAGAGGTGCTCCGTATCGTAATAAAAATGCCGTAGGAAACAAAGGTGGAGGAGCACCAAAAGGAAATCAAAATGCAGCAAAACATGGGCTATTTAAAAAATGGTTGCCGGATGATGATGAATACCTGGAAATATACGAAGCAGCACGTGATGGCATGAGTACGCTTGATATTCTTTGGGAAGAAATTCTCGTTATGTTTACTAATTTTATTAGGGCACAAAGGATTATGTATGTTAAAGATCACGAGGACATGACAAAAGTAATTAAAAAGCAAAAGAGATATTCGGATGATAAAGCAACATCCGAAGAAATAGAATATGACATTCAACATGCATGGGATAAACAGGCAAGAGCCTTAACGTCACAGGCTGCAGCAATGGCCGCATTATCCAGAAAAATAAAGCAGTATGAAGAACTAATTCGAACATTGCCTCCGGAAGAAGTAAAGGAGGAACATCGATTAAGGATTCAAAAGATAAAAGCAGACATAGATGCTGCAAAACAAAAGGCGTGGTAATAAATGGCGAAGTATTCAATTTTAAAATCCTTTTATAAATCCGATGAGTGGACTTCATTACGATTGTCTTTAATTAACGAACGTGGGAATCGTTGTGAACGTTGCGGAAAGATCATTGCGAAGTCTAGGGATATTATTGGCCATCACAAAATAGAGCTTACTCCTGAAAATGTCCATGACCACAACATTAGCTTAAATCCTAACAATATCGAACTTGTTTGTTTTGATTGCCACAATAAGATTCATAGACGTTTTGGTTATTCAGGAAAAAAAGAAGTATTTCTCGTATATGGTCCGCCAATGAGCGGAAAGACTACTTTTGTTCGACAAAACATGGAACGTGGTGATTTAGTTGTGGACATGGATCAACTGTATTCAGCGGTATCCATGCTTCCATATTATGATAAACCAGACAACCTTTTCTCGAATGTGATCGGGATTCATAATCTACTTCTCGATAATATTAAAACAAGATATGGAAGATGGCATAATGCCTGGGTAATCGGAGGTTATGCGGATAAATACAAACGTGAGAGATTAGCCAATGAATTAGGCGCAGAACTAATTTTCATGGAATGTGAGAAAGAGGAATGCCTTAGGAGACTCGAACTTGATGAAGAGAGAAGGTATCGAAAGGATGAATGGGCGAAGTATATTGAAAAATGGTTTGAAACATTTACCGAATAGCCCCCCGGATCCCTTCTGATTTTAAAAAATCTCGGGACCGAAGGCGGGCAAGTAAACGTCACACACACCGAAAATTTTGAAATTTGATGGAGGTCTAAAAATCCATGCATAAAAAGGCCGTGTTCGATCGAGAATTGGAGAAATTGGCAGAAATATTCTCAACAGTGGATGAATCGAAACGAAAACTAGTCGAGGGACTAATTGAGGATGCTGCCTTTTTAAAAGCGGAAAATTTTGTTCTCCGAAAGACATTAGCGGAAACCGGGATGGTCAAAGTTCATCCGGAAAATTCATCTTTACAAAAACCGGTGGAAGCTGCAAAACAATATTTAAAAAACGTGAACAGTTATGCAGTAATTATTAAAACGCTGAATGGAATATTAAATAAAAATATGTTAGATGATGACGATGATTTGAGTGAGTTCGAATGAACAAAAAGCTTTACCCATATTTGCAGCATTCACATTTATTGCAGTACATCAGCAAATGTAAAAGTGGGGAAATTTTAGTTGGCCAAGAATTAATGAAAATGTTGGACAAACTTCTTGAACACTTTGAAGATCCCAACATTAAAATTGATTTTGAAGGAGCCCATAAGCGGATCAAATTTATTGAAACGAAATGCCGACATTTTGAAGCTCCATTTGCTGGAAAACCTTTTAAACTCGAACTTTTTCAAAAGGCATTTATTGAAGCCATTTATATTTTCAAAATCTATGATGATGAAATTAATAAGTGGGTCCGAAAATACCAGGATGTTTTGTTTCTCGTTGGGCGGAAAAATGGAAAAACGCCTCTGATCTCTGCAATCAATCTAGCAGAGTTTTTTATTGGAGAAATGGGGACAAAGATCCTTTGTGCTAGTAATGACTATGAACAAGCCGATCTTATGTTCCAGGCGATCAATGCCATGCGAGAAGAAAGTCCTTCCTTAGAAAAAGTAACGAGAAAAAATATTAAAGGGATCTTTTTCGGAAATCCGAAACGGCCAAAGAAAAAAGGGAAATTTAGTTATAGAAACAAGGGTAGCATCCGGAAAATATCAGCAAGAACTGGAGCAAAAGAAGGACGGAACATTAAAGTTGCAGCGGTTGACGAAGTGCATGAGTTGAAAGACAATTCCTCCATTATGCCAATACGACAGGCACTATCAACCCAAGACGAACCACTATATATCGAACTGACGACAGAAGGAGTCGTAAATGATGGATATTTAGACGAACGGTTAAAAGAAGCCAGACGTGTATTAAACGGGGAATTGGACAGGCCCCGTTGGCTAATTTGGCTATATACCCAAGATAATGAACAAGAAGTTTGGCAGGACGAAAGCACATGGGTGAAGTCGAACCCAGGTCTTGGTGTAATTAAAAAATGGAGTTATTTACGAAATATGGTTGAGGAAGCCAAAGTAAGTAAATCGATGCGGGTGTTCGTGTTATCCAAGGACTTTAATATTAAACAAAATAATGCACAAGCATGGCTCACTCCAGATGATATTCAAAATGAGGAAGTATTTGATTTAGAAGAATTTAGAGGATGTTTTGCAATTGGTGGAGTGGACCTTTCCCGTACCGGGGATCTTGCTAGTGCTAGAATCATCCTTATGCGACCAGGTGACAATAAGAAATACACCTACCAAAAATATTTTATTCCTGAATCTAAAATTGAAAAGTTAAACAAAGAAGATCGAAATCGATTTGAAGATTGGATCCGGAAAGATCTCGTTGTTGTCTCTCCAGGTAACGAAAACGATTTTAGCCTGGTTACCAAGTTTTTTGTGACCTTATATCAAGATTATGATATCCGTGTGTTTAAAGTTGGTTATGATAGATGGTCCGCAGGTTATTGGTCCAAGGAAATGGAAGATTACGGATTTGATACGGTGCCGGTTCGTCAAGAATTTAGTAGTATGTCGGAGCCTATGAAATTAGTAGAGACCGATTTAAAAAGTAAATTAATCAATTATAATAACAATCCGATTGATAAATGGTGTTTGGAAAATACGGCTTTAGAAGTGAATGGAAAGATGGAGATTCGACCGGTAAAAGTACAAGGACAAGAGGATAAAAAAATCGATGGAGCAGTTACCTTGATTATCGCTTATCGGGTATATATTGATAACCGTTCTGAATTTATGCAGCTAGTTGGGAGGTGATGGATTGGCTTTCTGGGACCTCTTTAAAAAGAATAGATTGAATAGAAACGATGTTTATGAACAAGCAAAAATGTTAAATGGTTATAGTCCCATTTTCACACAGTTTGGCAAGAACATTTATGCATCTGATGTGGTACAAATGTGTGTAGATGTGATTGCAACAGAAATCAGCAAGTTGCGACCGAAACATATTCGAACCGATAGTGATGGTATGCAGTCGATCGTTAGGGGAAGTATCAACAGGTTATTTAAGTTTTATCCAAATGAATTGATGACAACAAGTGATTTTCTTTATAAAATCATTTGGCTATTGTATACAAATTTAAACGCATTTATTTATCCGATGTACGAAATAAAAACAGACCGTAGAGGCAACCAATGGAAGGAATATCTTGGCTTCTATCCATTAAACCCAACAGTGGTGACATTTTTACAAGATAAAAATAAAACGATC
Coding sequences within:
- a CDS encoding DUF6906 family protein; the protein is MNKYHLNPNNWLVSKRNGGKLLLVHRFKNQIREIPKD
- a CDS encoding DNA adenine methylase, whose amino-acid sequence is MSVARILHYPGSKWSLADWIIRHMPEHQTYLEPFFGSGVVFFNKPRSPLETINDIDGDVVNLFKMIRDQSVELARMIEWTPYSREEYYKSFESEGTNVEKARRFLVRCWMARGAKTNVRTGWRHVIDFSKRPSSPAREWMTLPKRILSVAERLKGAQIENQMAIKLIKRYKRENVLIYADPPYVNGTRTNRHYKFEMSSEDHIELLEALNAHPGPVLLSGYDNEIYNKMLENWKKDVFTVRAEAGTKRTEVLWINRIAAENGYLQQTLF
- a CDS encoding helix-turn-helix transcriptional regulator, encoding MEKKEIEKTLKDYHWMLNSIKVMRESLNDTSQNVISQYGIEASLPKGTGKNADPVFGDVIRRQKYWKRIQKYERKIKTIQDRIHLIKDDREMEVLNWILEGKSYAWIARHMGFSERHIRRIRDAIIDKMIEKPDKPSATEKSVS
- a CDS encoding terminase large subunit, encoding MNKKLYPYLQHSHLLQYISKCKSGEILVGQELMKMLDKLLEHFEDPNIKIDFEGAHKRIKFIETKCRHFEAPFAGKPFKLELFQKAFIEAIYIFKIYDDEINKWVRKYQDVLFLVGRKNGKTPLISAINLAEFFIGEMGTKILCASNDYEQADLMFQAINAMREESPSLEKVTRKNIKGIFFGNPKRPKKKGKFSYRNKGSIRKISARTGAKEGRNIKVAAVDEVHELKDNSSIMPIRQALSTQDEPLYIELTTEGVVNDGYLDERLKEARRVLNGELDRPRWLIWLYTQDNEQEVWQDESTWVKSNPGLGVIKKWSYLRNMVEEAKVSKSMRVFVLSKDFNIKQNNAQAWLTPDDIQNEEVFDLEEFRGCFAIGGVDLSRTGDLASARIILMRPGDNKKYTYQKYFIPESKIEKLNKEDRNRFEDWIRKDLVVVSPGNENDFSLVTKFFVTLYQDYDIRVFKVGYDRWSAGYWSKEMEDYGFDTVPVRQEFSSMSEPMKLVETDLKSKLINYNNNPIDKWCLENTALEVNGKMEIRPVKVQGQEDKKIDGAVTLIIAYRVYIDNRSEFMQLVGR
- the terS gene encoding phage terminase small subunit; translation: MARPISPNRLKALKIWLQSGRQKKPKEIAEELGISSSQVRKWKCIDKWEEIPDNYPKRGAPYRNKNAVGNKGGGAPKGNQNAAKHGLFKKWLPDDDEYLEIYEAARDGMSTLDILWEEILVMFTNFIRAQRIMYVKDHEDMTKVIKKQKRYSDDKATSEEIEYDIQHAWDKQARALTSQAAAMAALSRKIKQYEELIRTLPPEEVKEEHRLRIQKIKADIDAAKQKAW
- a CDS encoding PIN domain-containing protein codes for the protein MTIAIFLDTNIIMSDYKMSGREFTNLFKASKEYRENEVFKLFITKMNSHEIFKNYEAELNKAYRYIKSYQLIANKLFDDKYLSIDKKKWKESHLKNFRSRLLDNFDVYEPSSNDVYNRAVNRLYLKQRPFRDNKEEFKDAIIWETIYDYAINHPDEKIYFISKNKKEFTSQDGNDKYRLHPDFDDLHGRIKYFITLTDLLTEMNYLKIYHFEFREQEEILSVILRYLEDYRDFDWSISSAMFDFFENRIIDSYYFQGWVTSYYIYRINGLKLDENKNVLEQEENFIIPIFFFAEIAYGIEEKNPVHERGEENENIQSQLMTSEEFIFRCKVVFNAKNNKVEEIIDAELLNPSFK
- a CDS encoding HNH endonuclease, which encodes MAKYSILKSFYKSDEWTSLRLSLINERGNRCERCGKIIAKSRDIIGHHKIELTPENVHDHNISLNPNNIELVCFDCHNKIHRRFGYSGKKEVFLVYGPPMSGKTTFVRQNMERGDLVVDMDQLYSAVSMLPYYDKPDNLFSNVIGIHNLLLDNIKTRYGRWHNAWVIGGYADKYKRERLANELGAELIFMECEKEECLRRLELDEERRYRKDEWAKYIEKWFETFTE
- a CDS encoding XtrA/YqaO family protein; the protein is MELPTNCVIVISEGRAKIRELPPYGEYKIITHQGKVTRMRKEEGEEF